In Candidatus Atribacteria bacterium ADurb.Bin276, a genomic segment contains:
- the gcvPA gene encoding putative glycine dehydrogenase (decarboxylating) subunit 1 produces the protein MRYIPTTDQDRKEMLKSLGLQSVEELFDDVPDRVRLQGELNLPSAQTEYELFKSLKSLAEKNNNLEQYPSFLGAGAYGHLIPSAVQHILSRSEFYTAYTPYQPEISQGVLQAIYEYQSLICSLTGMDVANASLYDGATALAEAAVLAGEATKRKKIFLPMTIHPEYRMVTQLYLENRGMEVIQIPHDKGQTDLNYLKDNINEEIAGVLIQQPNFFGILEEVKEVASLTQKFGALLVVSVNPISLGILEAPGHYGADIAVGEGQGLGNPVAFGGPFLGFFATRDRFIRQIPGRIVGATKDIEGKRGFVLTLQTREQHIRRQRASSNICSNQALNALAATVFLCLVGKKGLQEVANLCLQKAHYAYRKITSIKGYSPLFTQPFFHEFPIQTPDSPEVINKVLLEKGIIGGLDLKRHYPELGPSMLLCVTEARTKKEIDTLVQALENYHE, from the coding sequence TTGCGATATATCCCGACAACCGATCAAGACCGGAAAGAAATGTTAAAAAGCCTGGGACTGCAATCGGTAGAGGAGCTTTTTGATGATGTTCCAGACAGAGTCCGCCTTCAAGGAGAATTAAACTTACCATCCGCTCAAACCGAATATGAGCTGTTCAAATCTCTTAAAAGTTTAGCTGAAAAGAATAATAATCTTGAACAGTATCCTTCTTTTTTAGGTGCTGGTGCTTATGGCCATCTAATCCCCAGTGCAGTCCAGCACATTCTAAGCCGTTCAGAATTTTATACTGCCTATACTCCCTATCAACCGGAGATCAGCCAGGGAGTTTTGCAAGCCATCTATGAATATCAAAGCCTGATTTGCAGTTTGACTGGGATGGATGTAGCGAATGCTTCGCTGTATGATGGAGCCACCGCTCTGGCTGAAGCTGCTGTTTTGGCTGGTGAAGCTACCAAGCGGAAGAAAATATTCCTGCCTATGACAATTCATCCCGAGTATCGGATGGTTACTCAGCTCTATCTTGAGAACCGTGGTATGGAAGTCATCCAAATCCCACATGATAAGGGACAAACAGATTTAAATTATTTAAAGGATAATATCAACGAAGAAATTGCCGGTGTATTAATACAACAACCAAATTTTTTTGGTATTTTAGAAGAAGTGAAAGAGGTGGCTTCTTTAACCCAGAAATTTGGAGCTCTATTGGTTGTCAGTGTGAATCCAATCTCTTTGGGCATCTTGGAAGCACCAGGTCATTATGGTGCGGATATTGCCGTTGGAGAAGGTCAAGGGCTCGGAAATCCAGTGGCATTTGGGGGTCCGTTTTTAGGATTTTTTGCAACTCGTGATCGATTTATTCGTCAAATACCGGGAAGGATTGTAGGAGCAACCAAGGATATTGAAGGAAAAAGAGGATTTGTTCTTACGTTACAAACCAGAGAACAGCACATCCGTCGTCAGCGAGCCAGCTCTAACATCTGTTCAAATCAAGCTCTTAATGCCTTAGCAGCAACGGTTTTCCTTTGTTTGGTGGGGAAAAAGGGATTGCAAGAAGTAGCCAATTTATGTTTACAAAAAGCACATTATGCTTATAGAAAAATTACCAGTATTAAAGGGTATTCCCCTTTGTTTACTCAACCGTTTTTTCATGAATTTCCAATTCAAACTCCTGATTCACCGGAAGTAATCAATAAAGTGCTTTTAGAGAAAGGAATTATCGGTGGATTGGATCTCAAAAGACATTATCCAGAGCTCGGTCCCAGTATGCTATTGTGCGTGACTGAAGCGCGTACAAAAAAAGAAATTGATACTTTAGTTCAAGCATTGGAGAATTACCATGAATAA
- the gcvH_1 gene encoding Glycine cleavage system H protein — MYPEDRYYTKSHEWIKVEGNHATVGVTYYAQEQLVEVVFVELPEPGMEVKAGDGIAVLESVKAVSDIYAPVSGTILEVNKKLEDQPELINKDPYGEGWIFSLEIIQKEEIDKLIRATEYQSHIKNEPK; from the coding sequence ATGTATCCTGAAGACCGCTATTATACAAAAAGTCATGAATGGATTAAGGTGGAAGGAAATCATGCTACGGTAGGCGTGACATATTATGCTCAGGAACAGCTGGTCGAAGTCGTTTTTGTTGAACTCCCTGAACCAGGAATGGAAGTTAAAGCTGGTGATGGAATTGCAGTTTTAGAGTCAGTGAAAGCCGTATCAGATATCTATGCACCAGTATCAGGAACAATATTAGAAGTGAATAAAAAACTTGAAGATCAACCAGAATTGATCAATAAAGACCCCTATGGAGAAGGATGGATTTTTTCCCTCGAGATCATCCAAAAAGAGGAGATTGATAAGTTGATAAGGGCAACCGAATACCAATCCCATATTAAAAATGAGCCAAAATAA